One genomic window of Arvicola amphibius chromosome 4, mArvAmp1.2, whole genome shotgun sequence includes the following:
- the Prss27 gene encoding serine protease 27: MRQPHIPALLLLLLPPLLLRSGTEGVRALRACGHPRMFNRMVGGEDALEGEWPWQVSIQRNGTHFCGGSLIAPTWVLTAAHCFSNTSDISIYQVLLGALQLQQPGPHALYVRVKRVESNPQYQGMASSADVALVELQVPVTFTNYILPVCLPDPSIIFEPGMKCWVTGWGSPSEQDRLPNPRTLQKLAVPIIDTPRCNLLYSRDAESDFQLKTIKDDMLCAGFAEGKKDACKGDSGGPLVCLVDQSWVQAGVISWGEGCARRNRPGVYIRVTSHHKWIHEIIPELKFQGRASSQQQRRDPRGWQHLGNSAPCLAAHAVMLTLVVMLSIL, translated from the exons GGACTGAAGGGGTCAGAGCTCTGAGAG CCTGCGGGCACCCAAGGATGTTCAATCGGATGGTTGGTGGGGAGGACGCCTTAGAAGGGGAGTGGCCCTGGCAGGTCAGCATCCAGCGCAATGGGACCCACTTCTGTGGGGGCAGTCTCATCGCACCAACATGGGTCCTCACCGCTGCACACTGCTTCTCCAA CACTTCAGACATATCCATATACCAAGTCCTGCTGGGGGCTCTGCAGCTGCAGCAGCCAGGACCACACGCCCTGTACGTCCGTGTGAAGCGGGTGGAAAGCAACCCCCAATACCAAGGCATGGCCTCCAGTGCCGACGTGGCTCTGGTGGAGCTACAGGTGCCTGTGACTTTCACCAATTACATCCTTCCCGTGTGTCTGCCGGACCCCTCCATCATCTTTGAGCCGGGCATGAAGTGCTGGGTCACTGGCTGGGGCAGCCCCAGTGAACAAG aCCGACTGCCCAACCCACGCACCCTGCAGAAACTTGCTGTGCCCATCATTGACACGCCCAGGTGCAACCTGCTGTACAGCAGAGACGCGGAGTCTGACTTCCAGCTCAAAACCATCAAGGATGACATGCTGTGCGCAGGCTTTGCAGAGGGCAAGAAGGACGCCTGTAAG GGTGACTCTGGAGGACCCTTGGTGTGCCTTGTGGACCAGTCATGGGTGCAGGCTGGGGTGATCAGCTGGGGAGAAGGCTGTGCCCGCCGGAACCGCCCAGGTGTCTACATTCGTGTCACTTCCCATCACAAATGGATCCACGAAATCATTCCAGAGCTGAAGTTTCAGGGCagggccagcagccagcagcagcgAAGAGACCCTCGAGGTTGGCAGCACTTGGGGAACTCTGCCCCCTGCCTGGCTGCCCACGCAGTCATGCTGACCCTGGTGGTTATGCTCAGCATCCTCTGA